One genomic window of Numida meleagris isolate 19003 breed g44 Domestic line chromosome 1, NumMel1.0, whole genome shotgun sequence includes the following:
- the TNRC6B gene encoding trinucleotide repeat-containing gene 6B protein isoform X6 — MPQPCALQEKRKNKYYFAGKQHFQKLVNCFVRGEKEQEREEQLMEDKKRKKEDKKKKESAQKVTDQKTKVPEVTKPSLSQPVAASPIGNSPSPPVNGGNNAKRVAVPNGQPPSAARYMPREVPPRFRCQQDHKVLLKRGQPPPPSCMLLGGGAGPPPPTAPGANPNNAQPVTGALLQSDSGTATDSTIGGAAASNYANSTWGPGASSNSGTNANPTHIWDKVIVDGSDMEEWPCIASKDAESSSENTTDNNSASNPGLEKNTLPGSTTSNKGKGSQCQSGSAGNECNLGAWKSDPKAKSVQSSNPAAESNNGLSNWRNLTGQDRIGSGSGFSNFNPNSNPSAWPALVQEGNSRKGTLESDSGSSNAQISTVGQTSREQQSKMENAGVNFVSGREQAQIHNTDGPKNGNTNSLNLSSPNPMENKGMPFEMGLGNPSRSTDTPSQSTGERKTGSVGSWGTARGSSGTDTVSGQSNSGNHGNNGKDREDSWKGASVQKPNGSRSDSWDNSNRSTGGGSWNFGPQHANESKWGEGNKLTSGVSQGEWKQLSGSDELKIGEWSGPNQPNSSTGAWDNQKGHPLPENQGNSQAPCWGRSSSSAGSEVGGQSTGSNHKAGSSDSHNSGRRSYRPTHPDCQAVLQTLLSRTDLDPRVLSNTGWGQTQIKQDTVWDIEEMPRPEGKSDKGTEGWESSATQTKNSGGWGDVPSQSNQIKSGWGELSTPTEWKDPKNTGGWNDYKNPNSSNWGGGRQEEKSSSSWNDSSSKDQGWGGRQPNQGWSSGKNGWGEEVDQTKNSNWESAGNKPASGWGEGGQNEIGTWGNGANTGSASKGGWDDCKRNSTWNETGRQPNSWNKQQQQQQQQQQQETSGSWGPPPQTPSNGRPPNPNWNSGPQPAAPKDEEPSGWEEPSPQSISRKMDIDDGTSAWGDPSSYNYKNVNLWDKNSQGGQAPREQSLPTPMTSKSQASGSKSMQDGWGESDGPVTGTRHSSWEEEEEGGVWNTAGSQGSSSSHNSTSWGQGGKKTQMKCSLKGGNSDSWMNPISKQFSNMGLLSQTEDIPGNKMDLSVGGLPDKKFEVDKRAMNLGDFNDIMRKDRSGFRPPNSKDMGTTDSGPYFEKGGNHGLFGNSTAQSRGMHTPVQPLNPSPNIRAQVPPQFLSPQVSASMLKQFPNSGLNPGLFNVGPQLSPQQIAMLSQLPQIPQFQLACQLLLQQQQQQQQQLLQSQRKLSQAVRQQQEQQIARMVSAALQQQQRQPGMKHSPSHPVGPKPHIDSMVPNPLNVGLSDLQTKGQIPGYGSGFGSSGMDYGMVGGKEAGTESRFKQWTMMEGLPSVASQDANMHKNGAIVPPGKARGGSPYNQFDIIQGDPLGGHAGPAGDSWLPAKSPPTNKIGSKSSNASWPPEFQPGVPWKGIQNIDPESDPYVTPGSVLGGTATSPIVDTDHQLLRDNTTGSNSSLNTSLPSPGAWPYSASDNSFTNVHSTSAKFSDYKSTWSPDPIGHNPTHLSNKMWKNHISSRNTTGLPRPPPGLTNPKPSSPWNSTAPRSVRGWGAQDSRLASASTWSDGSSVRPSYWLVLHNLTPQIDGSTLRTICMQHGPLLTFHLNLTQGTALIRYNTKQEAAKAQTALHMCVLGNTTILAEFATDEEVSRFLAQAQPPTPAATPSAPTAGWQSLETGQNQTDPVGPALNLFGGSTGLGQWSSGGGGSSGGDLTGASLWGPPNYSSSLWGVPSVEDPHRMGSPAPLLPGDLLGGGSDSI; from the exons agagaaggagcaagaaagggaagaacagTTAATGGAagacaagaaaaggaagaaagaggataagaaaaagaaggaatctGCTCAGAAG GTCACAGATCAAAAAACCAAAG tgccCGAAGTGACGAAACCAAGTTTAAGCCAACCAGTGGCTGCCAGCCCAATTGGCAACTCTCCATCGCCACCAGTCAATGGTGGCAACAATGCCAAAAGGGTGGCAGTGCCGAACGGACAACCGCCAAGCGCCGCCCGCTACATGCCTCGGGAGGTGCCGCCGCGATTCCGTTGCCAGCAGGACCACAAAGTGTTACTGAAACGTGGGCAGCCCCCTCCACCATCCTGTATGCTCCTTGGGGGTGGAGCAGGGCCTCCTCCCCCAACAGCACCAGGAGCAAACCCAAACAACGCACAACCAGTGacaggagcactgctgcagagcgACAGTGGGACTGCAACAG atTCAACAAttggaggtgctgctgcttcaaaTTATGCAAATTCCACTTGGGGTCCTGGAGCCTCCTCCAACAGCGGCACCAACGCCAACCCAACTCACATCTGGGACAAGGTGATTGTAGACgggtctgacatggaagagtgGCCTTGTATTGCCAGCAAAGATGCTGAGTCTTCTTCCGAAAACACCACCGATAACAACAGTGCCTCGAACCCTGGTTTGGAGAAGAACACTCTGCCAGGAAGCACCACTagtaacaaaggaaaaggaagccaGTGCCAGTCTGGAAGCGCTGGAAATGAATGTAATCTTGGGGCCTGGAAATCTGATCCCAAGGCTAAATCTGTTCAATCTTCCAACCCTGCTGCCGAGAGTAACAATGGACTAAGTAATTGGAGGAACTTGACTGGACAAGATAGAATTGGTTCTGGTTCTGGCTTCAGCAACTTTAACCCAAATAGCAACCCATCTGCTTGGCCAGCACTGGTCCAAGAGGGCAATTCTAGGAAAGGGACTTTGGAATCTGATAGTGGTAGCTCCAATGCACAGATTAGCACAGTAGGTCAGACCTCTAGGGAACAGCAGTCAAAGATGGAAAATGCGGGTGTTAACTTTGTCTCTGGCAGAGAACAGGCTCAAATTCATAACACTGATGGACCAAAAAACGGAAACACTAACTCCTTGAACTTAAGTTCACCAAACCCTATGGAGAATAAGGGAATGCCCTTTGAAATGGGCTTGGGGAACCCTTCCAGGAGCACTGACACCCCTTCACAAAgcactggagaaagaaagactgGGAGTGTTGGATCTTGGGGTACAGCTAGGGGGTCTTCTGGAACTGACACAGTCTCTGGACAGAGCAATTCTGGAAACCATGGGAACAATGGAAAGGATAGGGAGGACTCCTGGAAAGGAGCGTCTGTTCAAAAACCTAATGGGTCAAGAAGCGATTCTTGGGATAACAGTAACCGGTCTACGGGTGGTGGGTCTTGGAACTTTGGCCCTCAGcatgcaaatgaaagcaaatgggGTGAAGGGAACAAATTAACATCTGGGGTCTCTCAGGGAGAATGGAAACAGCTGTCTGGGTCTGATGAACTGAAGATTGGAGAATGGAGTGGTCCAAACCAACCAAATTCTAGCACTGGAGCATGGGACAATCAAAAAGGCCACCCTCTTCCTGAAAACCAAGGCAATTCCCAGGCTCCCTGTTGGGGAAGatcttccagctctgcaggaagtGAGGTTGGAGGTCAAAGCACTGGAAGCAACCACAAAGCAGGAAGTAGTGACAGTCACAATTCTGGACGCCGATCATATAGGCCTACACATCCTGATTGCCAGGCAGTCTTGCAGACTTTACTGAGCAGGACTGATTTGGACCCCCGAGTGCTTTCAAACACTGGCTGGGGCCAAACTCAAATTAAGCAAGATACCGTATGGGATATTGAAGAGATGCCACGGCCCGAGGGGAAGTCTGATAAAGGAACTGAGGGGTGGGAGAGCTCTGCCACACAGACAAAGAACTCAGGGGGCTGGGGCGATGTACCCAGCCAAAGCAATCAAATCAAGTCTGGATGGGGTGAGCTCTCAACCCCAACGGAGTGGAAGGACCCCAAAAATACTGGAGGATGGAATGACTATAAGAACCCCAATTCGTCTAattggggagggggaagacaAGAAGAGAAATCATCATCTTCTTGGAATGACAGCTCTAGTAAGGATCAGGGGTGGGGTGGACGGCAGCCTAATCAAGGATGGTCTTCTGGAAAGAACGGTTGGGGAGAGGAAGTtgaccaaacaaaaaacagcaactgGGAAAGTGCGGGAAATAAGCCAGCATCTGGTTGGGGTGAAGGTGGGCAAAATGAGATTGGAACTTGGGGTAACGGTGCAAATACAGGCTCTGCTTCAAAGGGTGGTTGGGATGATTGTAAAAGAAATTCAACGTGGAACGAGACGGGTCGACAGCCCAACTCCTggaacaagcagcagcagcaacagcagcagcaacagcagcaggagactTCTGGTTCCTGGGGTCCACCGCCACAAACTCCAAGTAATGGGCGACCTCCAAACCCAAACTGGAACAGTGGACCACAGCCAGCTGCCCCCAAAGACGAGGAGCCTAGTGGCTGGGAAGAACCTTCTCCACAGTCAATCAGTCGAAAAATGGATATTGATGATGGCACTTCAGCTTGGGGAGATCCTAGCAGTTATAACTACAAGAATGTGAACCTGTGGGACAAGAACTCACAAGGAGGACAGGCCCCACGGGAACAGAGCCTGCCTACTCCAATGACTAGCAAATCACAAGCATCAG GTTCTAAATCTATGCAAGATGGCTGGGGAGAGAGTGATGGGCCAGTGACAGGCACACGTCATTCCagctgggaagaggaggaggagggaggagtcTGGAACACAGCAGGCTCTCAGGGAAGCAGTTCCTCCCACAACTCAACAAGCTGGGggcaaggaggaaagaaaacacaaatgaag tgctCATTAAAAGGAGGAAATAGTGATTCATGGATGAACCCTATATccaaacagttttcaaatatgGGCTTGCTA agtCAAACTGAGGACATTCCAGGCAATAAGATGGACTTGTCTGTAG GTGGTCTCCCAGATAAGAAGTTTGAGGTAGATAAACGAGCCATGAATCTCGGGGATTTTAATGACATAATGAGAAAGGATCGATCTGGGTTCCGTCCACCTAATTCCAAAGACATGGGAACCACAGACAGTGGGCCTTATTTTGAGAAG GGTGGCAATCATGGTTTGTTTGgaaacagcacagcacaatCGAGGGGCATGCACACACCAGTGCAGCCACTAAATCCTTCCCCCAATATCCGGGCGCAAGTGCCTCCCCAATTTCTTTCTCCCCAG GTTTCGGCCTCCATGCTCAAACAGTTCCCCAACAGTGGCTTGAATCCAGGTCTTTTCAATGTGGGGCCCCAGCTTTCTCCTCAACAGATTGCCATGCTGAGCCAGCTTCCGCAGATTCCCCAGTTTCAATTA GCGTGTCAGctcctccttcagcagcagcagcagcagcagcagcagctgttacAGAGCCAGAGGAAGTTATCTCAAGCTGTGCGACAACAGCAGGAGCAACAG attGCTCGTATGGTGAGTGccgccctgcagcagcagcagaggcagcctgGCATGAAGCATTCACCATCCCACCCTGTTGGGCCTAAGCCACATATAGACAGCATGGTACCCAATCCTTTGAATGTGGGTCTTTCAGACTTACAGACCAAAGGACAAATACCTGGATACGGTTCAG GCTTTGGCTCAAGTGGCATGGATTATGGCATGGTGGGAGGGAAAGAAGCTGGAACAGAATCCCGCTTTAAACAGTGGACTATGATGGAAGGGCTGCCCTCTGTGGCTTCACAAGATGCCAATATGCACAAAAATG GTGCAATAGTGCCCCCTGGAAAGGCTCGCGGAGGATCGCCCTACAACCAGTTTGACATAATTCAGGGCGACCCACTAGGTGGCCATGCAGGCCCTGCTGGTGATAGTTGGTTACCTGCCAAATCTCCGCCGACAAACAAGATCGGAAGCAAATCCAGCAACGCCAGCTGGCCTCCAG AGTTCCAACCAGGAGTGCCATGGAAAGGTATACAAAACATTGACCCTGAATCTGACCCCTACGTGACCCCTGGAAGTGTGCTGGGGGGGACAGCCACATCTCCCATTGTAGATACTGACCACCAACTTCTGCGGGACAACACCACAG GGTCTAATTCTTCCCTCAACACCTCGCTGCCTTCACCTGGTGCCTGGCCCTACAGTGCCTCTGACAATTCCTTCACCAACGTTCATAGCACTTCAG CAAAATTCAGTGATTACAAATCAACATGGTCCCCAGATCCCATAGGACACAATCCCACTCATCTCTCCAACAAGATGTGGAAAAACCATATTTCCTCAAGGAACACTACAGGGCTGCCTCGCCCGCCTCCTGGCCTGACCAACCCCAAACCATCATCTCCATGGAACAGCACAGCACCCCGATCGGTcaggggctggggggcacaggACTCAAGGCTTGCCTCTG CATCTACTTGGAGTGATGGTAGCTCAGTTCGTCCTAGTTACTGGCTGGTTCTTCACAATCTCACTCCACag ATTGATGGGTCAACCTTGAGGACGATCTGCATGCAGCATGGCCCACTGCTGACATTCCATCTGAACCTGACCCAGGGCACCGCTCTCATCCGATACAACACCAAACAGGAGGCGGCCAAGGCCCAGACTGCACTGCACAT GTGTGTGTTGGGAAACACTACCATCCTGGCTGAGTTCGCCACAGATGAAGAGGTTAGTCGCTTTTTGGCACAAGCTCAGCCCCCTACACCTGCAGCAACCCCAAGTGCACCCACGGCAGGCTGGCAATCCCTGGAGACGGGACAGAACCAGACAGATCCAGTTGGACCTGCTTTGAATCTCTTTGGTGGGTCAACAGGGCTTGGGCAGTGGAGCAGTGGTGGCGGCGGCAGCAGTGGGGGTGATCTCACTGGCGCTTCGTTGTGGGGGCCCCCAAACTATTCTTCAAGCTTGTGGGGGGTCCCAAGCGTAGAGGATCCACACAGAatgggcagccctgctcccttACTACCTGGAGACCTTCTGGGAGGAGGGTCGGATTCAATCTGA
- the TNRC6B gene encoding trinucleotide repeat-containing gene 6B protein isoform X3 yields MPQPCALQEKRKNKYYFAGKQHFQKLVNCFVRGEKEQEREEQLMEDKKRKKEDKKKKESAQKVTDQKTKVPEVTKPSLSQPVAASPIGNSPSPPVNGGNNAKRVAVPNGQPPSAARYMPREVPPRFRCQQDHKVLLKRGQPPPPSCMLLGGGAGPPPPTAPGANPNNAQPVTGALLQSDSGTATDSTIGGAAASNYANSTWGPGASSNSGTNANPTHIWDKVIVDGSDMEEWPCIASKDAESSSENTTDNNSASNPGLEKNTLPGSTTSNKGKGSQCQSGSAGNECNLGAWKSDPKAKSVQSSNPAAESNNGLSNWRNLTGQDRIGSGSGFSNFNPNSNPSAWPALVQEGNSRKGTLESDSGSSNAQISTVGQTSREQQSKMENAGVNFVSGREQAQIHNTDGPKNGNTNSLNLSSPNPMENKGMPFEMGLGNPSRSTDTPSQSTGERKTGSVGSWGTARGSSGTDTVSGQSNSGNHGNNGKDREDSWKGASVQKPNGSRSDSWDNSNRSTGGGSWNFGPQHANESKWGEGNKLTSGVSQGEWKQLSGSDELKIGEWSGPNQPNSSTGAWDNQKGHPLPENQGNSQAPCWGRSSSSAGSEVGGQSTGSNHKAGSSDSHNSGRRSYRPTHPDCQAVLQTLLSRTDLDPRVLSNTGWGQTQIKQDTVWDIEEMPRPEGKSDKGTEGWESSATQTKNSGGWGDVPSQSNQIKSGWGELSTPTEWKDPKNTGGWNDYKNPNSSNWGGGRQEEKSSSSWNDSSSKDQGWGGRQPNQGWSSGKNGWGEEVDQTKNSNWESAGNKPASGWGEGGQNEIGTWGNGANTGSASKGGWDDCKRNSTWNETGRQPNSWNKQQQQQQQQQQQETSGSWGPPPQTPSNGRPPNPNWNSGPQPAAPKDEEPSGWEEPSPQSISRKMDIDDGTSAWGDPSSYNYKNVNLWDKNSQGGQAPREQSLPTPMTSKSQASVWSKSTPPAPDNGTSAWGEPNETSPGWGEVDDTGASTTGWGNAPSNAPNAMKSSSKSMQDGWGESDGPVTGTRHSSWEEEEEGGVWNTAGSQGSSSSHNSTSWGQGGKKTQMKCSLKGGNSDSWMNPISKQFSNMGLLSQTEDIPGNKMDLSVGGLPDKKFEVDKRAMNLGDFNDIMRKDRSGFRPPNSKDMGTTDSGPYFEKGGNHGLFGNSTAQSRGMHTPVQPLNPSPNIRAQVPPQFLSPQVSASMLKQFPNSGLNPGLFNVGPQLSPQQIAMLSQLPQIPQFQLACQLLLQQQQQQQQQLLQSQRKLSQAVRQQQEQQIARMVSAALQQQQRQPGMKHSPSHPVGPKPHIDSMVPNPLNVGLSDLQTKGQIPGYGSGFGSSGMDYGMVGGKEAGTESRFKQWTMMEGLPSVASQDANMHKNGAIVPPGKARGGSPYNQFDIIQGDPLGGHAGPAGDSWLPAKSPPTNKIGSKSSNASWPPEFQPGVPWKGIQNIDPESDPYVTPGSVLGGTATSPIVDTDHQLLRDNTTGSNSSLNTSLPSPGAWPYSASDNSFTNVHSTSAKFSDYKSTWSPDPIGHNPTHLSNKMWKNHISSRNTTGLPRPPPGLTNPKPSSPWNSTAPRSVRGWGAQDSRLASASTWSDGSSVRPSYWLVLHNLTPQIDGSTLRTICMQHGPLLTFHLNLTQGTALIRYNTKQEAAKAQTALHMCVLGNTTILAEFATDEEVSRFLAQAQPPTPAATPSAPTAGWQSLETGQNQTDPVGPALNLFGGSTGLGQWSSGGGGSSGGDLTGASLWGPPNYSSSLWGVPSVEDPHRMGSPAPLLPGDLLGGGSDSI; encoded by the exons agagaaggagcaagaaagggaagaacagTTAATGGAagacaagaaaaggaagaaagaggataagaaaaagaaggaatctGCTCAGAAG GTCACAGATCAAAAAACCAAAG tgccCGAAGTGACGAAACCAAGTTTAAGCCAACCAGTGGCTGCCAGCCCAATTGGCAACTCTCCATCGCCACCAGTCAATGGTGGCAACAATGCCAAAAGGGTGGCAGTGCCGAACGGACAACCGCCAAGCGCCGCCCGCTACATGCCTCGGGAGGTGCCGCCGCGATTCCGTTGCCAGCAGGACCACAAAGTGTTACTGAAACGTGGGCAGCCCCCTCCACCATCCTGTATGCTCCTTGGGGGTGGAGCAGGGCCTCCTCCCCCAACAGCACCAGGAGCAAACCCAAACAACGCACAACCAGTGacaggagcactgctgcagagcgACAGTGGGACTGCAACAG atTCAACAAttggaggtgctgctgcttcaaaTTATGCAAATTCCACTTGGGGTCCTGGAGCCTCCTCCAACAGCGGCACCAACGCCAACCCAACTCACATCTGGGACAAGGTGATTGTAGACgggtctgacatggaagagtgGCCTTGTATTGCCAGCAAAGATGCTGAGTCTTCTTCCGAAAACACCACCGATAACAACAGTGCCTCGAACCCTGGTTTGGAGAAGAACACTCTGCCAGGAAGCACCACTagtaacaaaggaaaaggaagccaGTGCCAGTCTGGAAGCGCTGGAAATGAATGTAATCTTGGGGCCTGGAAATCTGATCCCAAGGCTAAATCTGTTCAATCTTCCAACCCTGCTGCCGAGAGTAACAATGGACTAAGTAATTGGAGGAACTTGACTGGACAAGATAGAATTGGTTCTGGTTCTGGCTTCAGCAACTTTAACCCAAATAGCAACCCATCTGCTTGGCCAGCACTGGTCCAAGAGGGCAATTCTAGGAAAGGGACTTTGGAATCTGATAGTGGTAGCTCCAATGCACAGATTAGCACAGTAGGTCAGACCTCTAGGGAACAGCAGTCAAAGATGGAAAATGCGGGTGTTAACTTTGTCTCTGGCAGAGAACAGGCTCAAATTCATAACACTGATGGACCAAAAAACGGAAACACTAACTCCTTGAACTTAAGTTCACCAAACCCTATGGAGAATAAGGGAATGCCCTTTGAAATGGGCTTGGGGAACCCTTCCAGGAGCACTGACACCCCTTCACAAAgcactggagaaagaaagactgGGAGTGTTGGATCTTGGGGTACAGCTAGGGGGTCTTCTGGAACTGACACAGTCTCTGGACAGAGCAATTCTGGAAACCATGGGAACAATGGAAAGGATAGGGAGGACTCCTGGAAAGGAGCGTCTGTTCAAAAACCTAATGGGTCAAGAAGCGATTCTTGGGATAACAGTAACCGGTCTACGGGTGGTGGGTCTTGGAACTTTGGCCCTCAGcatgcaaatgaaagcaaatgggGTGAAGGGAACAAATTAACATCTGGGGTCTCTCAGGGAGAATGGAAACAGCTGTCTGGGTCTGATGAACTGAAGATTGGAGAATGGAGTGGTCCAAACCAACCAAATTCTAGCACTGGAGCATGGGACAATCAAAAAGGCCACCCTCTTCCTGAAAACCAAGGCAATTCCCAGGCTCCCTGTTGGGGAAGatcttccagctctgcaggaagtGAGGTTGGAGGTCAAAGCACTGGAAGCAACCACAAAGCAGGAAGTAGTGACAGTCACAATTCTGGACGCCGATCATATAGGCCTACACATCCTGATTGCCAGGCAGTCTTGCAGACTTTACTGAGCAGGACTGATTTGGACCCCCGAGTGCTTTCAAACACTGGCTGGGGCCAAACTCAAATTAAGCAAGATACCGTATGGGATATTGAAGAGATGCCACGGCCCGAGGGGAAGTCTGATAAAGGAACTGAGGGGTGGGAGAGCTCTGCCACACAGACAAAGAACTCAGGGGGCTGGGGCGATGTACCCAGCCAAAGCAATCAAATCAAGTCTGGATGGGGTGAGCTCTCAACCCCAACGGAGTGGAAGGACCCCAAAAATACTGGAGGATGGAATGACTATAAGAACCCCAATTCGTCTAattggggagggggaagacaAGAAGAGAAATCATCATCTTCTTGGAATGACAGCTCTAGTAAGGATCAGGGGTGGGGTGGACGGCAGCCTAATCAAGGATGGTCTTCTGGAAAGAACGGTTGGGGAGAGGAAGTtgaccaaacaaaaaacagcaactgGGAAAGTGCGGGAAATAAGCCAGCATCTGGTTGGGGTGAAGGTGGGCAAAATGAGATTGGAACTTGGGGTAACGGTGCAAATACAGGCTCTGCTTCAAAGGGTGGTTGGGATGATTGTAAAAGAAATTCAACGTGGAACGAGACGGGTCGACAGCCCAACTCCTggaacaagcagcagcagcaacagcagcagcaacagcagcaggagactTCTGGTTCCTGGGGTCCACCGCCACAAACTCCAAGTAATGGGCGACCTCCAAACCCAAACTGGAACAGTGGACCACAGCCAGCTGCCCCCAAAGACGAGGAGCCTAGTGGCTGGGAAGAACCTTCTCCACAGTCAATCAGTCGAAAAATGGATATTGATGATGGCACTTCAGCTTGGGGAGATCCTAGCAGTTATAACTACAAGAATGTGAACCTGTGGGACAAGAACTCACAAGGAGGACAGGCCCCACGGGAACAGAGCCTGCCTACTCCAATGACTAGCAAATCACAAGCATCAG TCTGGAGCAAAAGCACTCCACCTGCTCCAGATAATGGTACGTCCGCCTGGGGTGAGCCAAATGAAACCAGTCCCGGGTGGGGTGAAGTAGATGATACAGGAGCATCGACAACAGGCTGGGGGAATGCACCTTCCAACGCCCCGAATGCCATGAAATCTA GTTCTAAATCTATGCAAGATGGCTGGGGAGAGAGTGATGGGCCAGTGACAGGCACACGTCATTCCagctgggaagaggaggaggagggaggagtcTGGAACACAGCAGGCTCTCAGGGAAGCAGTTCCTCCCACAACTCAACAAGCTGGGggcaaggaggaaagaaaacacaaatgaag tgctCATTAAAAGGAGGAAATAGTGATTCATGGATGAACCCTATATccaaacagttttcaaatatgGGCTTGCTA agtCAAACTGAGGACATTCCAGGCAATAAGATGGACTTGTCTGTAG GTGGTCTCCCAGATAAGAAGTTTGAGGTAGATAAACGAGCCATGAATCTCGGGGATTTTAATGACATAATGAGAAAGGATCGATCTGGGTTCCGTCCACCTAATTCCAAAGACATGGGAACCACAGACAGTGGGCCTTATTTTGAGAAG GGTGGCAATCATGGTTTGTTTGgaaacagcacagcacaatCGAGGGGCATGCACACACCAGTGCAGCCACTAAATCCTTCCCCCAATATCCGGGCGCAAGTGCCTCCCCAATTTCTTTCTCCCCAG GTTTCGGCCTCCATGCTCAAACAGTTCCCCAACAGTGGCTTGAATCCAGGTCTTTTCAATGTGGGGCCCCAGCTTTCTCCTCAACAGATTGCCATGCTGAGCCAGCTTCCGCAGATTCCCCAGTTTCAATTA GCGTGTCAGctcctccttcagcagcagcagcagcagcagcagcagctgttacAGAGCCAGAGGAAGTTATCTCAAGCTGTGCGACAACAGCAGGAGCAACAG attGCTCGTATGGTGAGTGccgccctgcagcagcagcagaggcagcctgGCATGAAGCATTCACCATCCCACCCTGTTGGGCCTAAGCCACATATAGACAGCATGGTACCCAATCCTTTGAATGTGGGTCTTTCAGACTTACAGACCAAAGGACAAATACCTGGATACGGTTCAG GCTTTGGCTCAAGTGGCATGGATTATGGCATGGTGGGAGGGAAAGAAGCTGGAACAGAATCCCGCTTTAAACAGTGGACTATGATGGAAGGGCTGCCCTCTGTGGCTTCACAAGATGCCAATATGCACAAAAATG GTGCAATAGTGCCCCCTGGAAAGGCTCGCGGAGGATCGCCCTACAACCAGTTTGACATAATTCAGGGCGACCCACTAGGTGGCCATGCAGGCCCTGCTGGTGATAGTTGGTTACCTGCCAAATCTCCGCCGACAAACAAGATCGGAAGCAAATCCAGCAACGCCAGCTGGCCTCCAG AGTTCCAACCAGGAGTGCCATGGAAAGGTATACAAAACATTGACCCTGAATCTGACCCCTACGTGACCCCTGGAAGTGTGCTGGGGGGGACAGCCACATCTCCCATTGTAGATACTGACCACCAACTTCTGCGGGACAACACCACAG GGTCTAATTCTTCCCTCAACACCTCGCTGCCTTCACCTGGTGCCTGGCCCTACAGTGCCTCTGACAATTCCTTCACCAACGTTCATAGCACTTCAG CAAAATTCAGTGATTACAAATCAACATGGTCCCCAGATCCCATAGGACACAATCCCACTCATCTCTCCAACAAGATGTGGAAAAACCATATTTCCTCAAGGAACACTACAGGGCTGCCTCGCCCGCCTCCTGGCCTGACCAACCCCAAACCATCATCTCCATGGAACAGCACAGCACCCCGATCGGTcaggggctggggggcacaggACTCAAGGCTTGCCTCTG CATCTACTTGGAGTGATGGTAGCTCAGTTCGTCCTAGTTACTGGCTGGTTCTTCACAATCTCACTCCACag ATTGATGGGTCAACCTTGAGGACGATCTGCATGCAGCATGGCCCACTGCTGACATTCCATCTGAACCTGACCCAGGGCACCGCTCTCATCCGATACAACACCAAACAGGAGGCGGCCAAGGCCCAGACTGCACTGCACAT GTGTGTGTTGGGAAACACTACCATCCTGGCTGAGTTCGCCACAGATGAAGAGGTTAGTCGCTTTTTGGCACAAGCTCAGCCCCCTACACCTGCAGCAACCCCAAGTGCACCCACGGCAGGCTGGCAATCCCTGGAGACGGGACAGAACCAGACAGATCCAGTTGGACCTGCTTTGAATCTCTTTGGTGGGTCAACAGGGCTTGGGCAGTGGAGCAGTGGTGGCGGCGGCAGCAGTGGGGGTGATCTCACTGGCGCTTCGTTGTGGGGGCCCCCAAACTATTCTTCAAGCTTGTGGGGGGTCCCAAGCGTAGAGGATCCACACAGAatgggcagccctgctcccttACTACCTGGAGACCTTCTGGGAGGAGGGTCGGATTCAATCTGA